A single region of the Ciconia boyciana chromosome 13, ASM3463844v1, whole genome shotgun sequence genome encodes:
- the MAFK gene encoding transcription factor MafK codes for MTTNPKPNKALKVKEESGENAPVLSDDELVSMSVRELNQHLRGLTKEEVIRLKQRRRTLKNRGYAASCRIKRVTQKEELERQRVELQQEVEKLARENSSMKLELDALRSKYEALQTFARTVARGPITPTKVATTSVITIVKSAEISSSSVPFSAAS; via the coding sequence GTAAAGGAGGAGTCAGGAGAGAATGCCCCAGTGCTGAGTGATGATGAACTCGTGTCAATGTCCGTACGGGAGCTGAACCAGCACCTGAGGGGTCTCACCAAAGAGGAGGTCATCCGTCTGAAGCAGCGGAGGCGCACGCTGAAGAACCGGGGCTACGCTGCCAGCTGCCGCATCAAGCGTGTGACTCAGAAAGAGGAGCTAGAGAGGCAGCGGGTTGAGCTGCAGCAAGAGGTGGAGAAGCTGgccagagaaaacagcagcatgaaGCTAGAGCTGGACGCCTTGCGCTCCAAGTACGAAGCACTCCAGACCTTTGCTCGTACTGTGGCGCGAGGGCCTATTACCCCGACCAAAGTTGCCACCACCAGTGTCATCACCATTGTGAAATCAGCCGAAATCTCATCCAGTTCTGTGCCGTTTTCAGCAGCATCCTAG